From the genome of Globicephala melas chromosome 11, mGloMel1.2, whole genome shotgun sequence, one region includes:
- the MAPK13 gene encoding mitogen-activated protein kinase 13 isoform X2: MNFTWKKGFYKQDVNKTAWELPKTYVSLTHVGSGAYGAVCSAIEKQSGEKVAIKKLSRPFQSEIFAKRAYRELLLLKHMQHENVIGLLDVFTPASSLRNFHDFYLVMPFMQMDLQKIMGMEFGEDKIQYLVYQMLKGLKYIHSAGVIHRDLKPGNLAVNEDCELKILDFGLARQADAEMTGYVVTRWYRAPEVILSWMHYNQTVDIWSVGCIMAEMLTGKTLFKGKDYLDQLTQILKVTGVPDAEFVQKLNDKAAKSYIQSLPQTPKKDFSQLFQHASPQAADLLEKMLELDMDKRLTASQALTHPFFESCRDPEEETEAQQPFDDFLEQEKLTVDEWKHHIYKEIVNFSPIARKDSRRRSGMKLQ; encoded by the exons ATGAACTTCACCTGGAAAAAGGGCTTCTACAAGCAGGACGTCAACAAGACCGCCTGGGAGCTGCCCAAGACCTACGTGTCCCTGACGCACGTAGGCAGCGGGGCCTACGGCGCCGTGTG CTCAGCCATCGAGAAGCAGTCaggggagaaggtggccatcaaGAAACTGAGCCGGCCCTTCCAGTCTGAGATCTTTGCCAAGCGGGCCTATCGCGAGCTGCTGCTGCTGAAGCACATGCAGCATGAGAAC GTCATCGGACTCCTGGATGTCTTCACCCCAGCCTCTTCCCTGCGCAACTTTCATGATTT CTACCTGGTGATGCCCTTCATGCAAATGGATCTGCAGAAGATCATGGGAATGGAGTTCGGTGAGGACAAGATCCAGTACCTGGTGTATCAGATGCTCAAAGGTCTTAAG TACATCCACTCAGCTGGGGTCATCCACAGG GACCTGAAGCCAGGCAACCTTGCTGTCAATGAGGATTGTGAGCTGAAG attttggattttgGGTTGGCACGGCAAGCAGATGCAGAGATGACCGGCTATGTGGTGACCCGCTGGTACCGGGCCCCTGAGGTGATCCTCAGCTGGATGCACTACAACCAGACTG TGGACATCTGGTCTGTGGGCTGTATCATGGCGGAGATGCTGACGGGGAAAACTCTGTTCAAGGGGAAAGATT ACCTGGACCAGCTGACGCAGATCCTGAAAGTGACGGGGGTGCCGGACGCTGAGTTTGTGCAGAAGTTGAATGACAAAGCG gccaAATCCTACATCCAGTCCCTGCCACAAACCCCCAAGAAGGATTTCTCTCAGCTCTTCCAGCATGCCAGCCCCCAGG CTGCAGACCTGCTGGAGAAGATGCTGGAGCTGGACATGGACAAGCGCCTGACCGCCTCTCAGGCCCTCACCCACCCCTTCTTTGAATCCTGCCGGGACcctgaggaggaaacagaggcccagcagCCATTTGATGATTTCTTAGAACAGGAGAAACTCACAGTGGATGAATGGAAGC ACCACATTTACAAGGAGATTGTGAACTTCAGCCCCATCGCCCGGAAGGACTCTCGGCGCCGGAGTGGCATGAAGCTGCAGTGA
- the MAPK13 gene encoding mitogen-activated protein kinase 13 isoform X1, whose amino-acid sequence MNFTWKKGFYKQDVNKTAWELPKTYVSLTHVGSGAYGAVCSAIEKQSGEKVAIKKLSRPFQSEIFAKRAYRELLLLKHMQHENVIGLLDVFTPASSLRNFHDFYLVMPFMQMDLQKIMGMEFGEDKIQYLVYQMLKGLKYIHSAGVIHRDLKPGNLAVNEDCELKILDFGLARQADAEMTGYVVTRWYRAPEVILSWMHYNQTVDIWSVGCIMAEMLTGKTLFKGKDYLDQLTQILKVTGVPDAEFVQKLNDKAAKSYIQSLPQTPKKDFSQLFQHASPQAADLLEKMLELDMDKRLTASQALTHPFFESCRDPEEETEAQQPFDDFLEQEKLTVDEWKRKGSGPRAASSLCLQHPSPLPASFSCLPSAGPNPLPETITSFSLSEYRLLCALLSPCAELTFCSTLCLLGEGGSLLPSAPRTP is encoded by the exons ATGAACTTCACCTGGAAAAAGGGCTTCTACAAGCAGGACGTCAACAAGACCGCCTGGGAGCTGCCCAAGACCTACGTGTCCCTGACGCACGTAGGCAGCGGGGCCTACGGCGCCGTGTG CTCAGCCATCGAGAAGCAGTCaggggagaaggtggccatcaaGAAACTGAGCCGGCCCTTCCAGTCTGAGATCTTTGCCAAGCGGGCCTATCGCGAGCTGCTGCTGCTGAAGCACATGCAGCATGAGAAC GTCATCGGACTCCTGGATGTCTTCACCCCAGCCTCTTCCCTGCGCAACTTTCATGATTT CTACCTGGTGATGCCCTTCATGCAAATGGATCTGCAGAAGATCATGGGAATGGAGTTCGGTGAGGACAAGATCCAGTACCTGGTGTATCAGATGCTCAAAGGTCTTAAG TACATCCACTCAGCTGGGGTCATCCACAGG GACCTGAAGCCAGGCAACCTTGCTGTCAATGAGGATTGTGAGCTGAAG attttggattttgGGTTGGCACGGCAAGCAGATGCAGAGATGACCGGCTATGTGGTGACCCGCTGGTACCGGGCCCCTGAGGTGATCCTCAGCTGGATGCACTACAACCAGACTG TGGACATCTGGTCTGTGGGCTGTATCATGGCGGAGATGCTGACGGGGAAAACTCTGTTCAAGGGGAAAGATT ACCTGGACCAGCTGACGCAGATCCTGAAAGTGACGGGGGTGCCGGACGCTGAGTTTGTGCAGAAGTTGAATGACAAAGCG gccaAATCCTACATCCAGTCCCTGCCACAAACCCCCAAGAAGGATTTCTCTCAGCTCTTCCAGCATGCCAGCCCCCAGG CTGCAGACCTGCTGGAGAAGATGCTGGAGCTGGACATGGACAAGCGCCTGACCGCCTCTCAGGCCCTCACCCACCCCTTCTTTGAATCCTGCCGGGACcctgaggaggaaacagaggcccagcagCCATTTGATGATTTCTTAGAACAGGAGAAACTCACAGTGGATGAATGGAAGCGTAAGGGCTCGGGGCCTCGggctgcttcctctctctgcctgcagcacccctctcctctgcctgctTCGTTTTCCTGCCTGCCCTCAGCCGGTCCCAACCCCCTCCCGGAGACTATCACCTCTTTCTCTCTGAGCGAATATCGTCTCCTGTGTGCACTTCTTTCTCCCTGCGCTGAGCTGACTTTCTGCTCCACACTATGTCTGTTGGGAGAGGGGGGCTCTCTCTTGCCCTCAGCACCCCGTACCCCTTGA
- the MAPK13 gene encoding mitogen-activated protein kinase 13 isoform X4: protein MNFTWKKGFYKQDVNKTAWELPKTYVSLTHVGSGAYGAVCYLVMPFMQMDLQKIMGMEFGEDKIQYLVYQMLKGLKYIHSAGVIHRDLKPGNLAVNEDCELKILDFGLARQADAEMTGYVVTRWYRAPEVILSWMHYNQTVDIWSVGCIMAEMLTGKTLFKGKDYLDQLTQILKVTGVPDAEFVQKLNDKAAKSYIQSLPQTPKKDFSQLFQHASPQAADLLEKMLELDMDKRLTASQALTHPFFESCRDPEEETEAQQPFDDFLEQEKLTVDEWKRKGSGPRAASSLCLQHPSPLPASFSCLPSAGPNPLPETITSFSLSEYRLLCALLSPCAELTFCSTLCLLGEGGSLLPSAPRTP, encoded by the exons ATGAACTTCACCTGGAAAAAGGGCTTCTACAAGCAGGACGTCAACAAGACCGCCTGGGAGCTGCCCAAGACCTACGTGTCCCTGACGCACGTAGGCAGCGGGGCCTACGGCGCCGTGTG CTACCTGGTGATGCCCTTCATGCAAATGGATCTGCAGAAGATCATGGGAATGGAGTTCGGTGAGGACAAGATCCAGTACCTGGTGTATCAGATGCTCAAAGGTCTTAAG TACATCCACTCAGCTGGGGTCATCCACAGG GACCTGAAGCCAGGCAACCTTGCTGTCAATGAGGATTGTGAGCTGAAG attttggattttgGGTTGGCACGGCAAGCAGATGCAGAGATGACCGGCTATGTGGTGACCCGCTGGTACCGGGCCCCTGAGGTGATCCTCAGCTGGATGCACTACAACCAGACTG TGGACATCTGGTCTGTGGGCTGTATCATGGCGGAGATGCTGACGGGGAAAACTCTGTTCAAGGGGAAAGATT ACCTGGACCAGCTGACGCAGATCCTGAAAGTGACGGGGGTGCCGGACGCTGAGTTTGTGCAGAAGTTGAATGACAAAGCG gccaAATCCTACATCCAGTCCCTGCCACAAACCCCCAAGAAGGATTTCTCTCAGCTCTTCCAGCATGCCAGCCCCCAGG CTGCAGACCTGCTGGAGAAGATGCTGGAGCTGGACATGGACAAGCGCCTGACCGCCTCTCAGGCCCTCACCCACCCCTTCTTTGAATCCTGCCGGGACcctgaggaggaaacagaggcccagcagCCATTTGATGATTTCTTAGAACAGGAGAAACTCACAGTGGATGAATGGAAGCGTAAGGGCTCGGGGCCTCGggctgcttcctctctctgcctgcagcacccctctcctctgcctgctTCGTTTTCCTGCCTGCCCTCAGCCGGTCCCAACCCCCTCCCGGAGACTATCACCTCTTTCTCTCTGAGCGAATATCGTCTCCTGTGTGCACTTCTTTCTCCCTGCGCTGAGCTGACTTTCTGCTCCACACTATGTCTGTTGGGAGAGGGGGGCTCTCTCTTGCCCTCAGCACCCCGTACCCCTTGA
- the MAPK13 gene encoding mitogen-activated protein kinase 13 isoform X3 codes for MRTSSDSWMSSPQPLPCATFMICESGCAGFQDICRPYLTLGSNYLVMPFMQMDLQKIMGMEFGEDKIQYLVYQMLKGLKYIHSAGVIHRDLKPGNLAVNEDCELKILDFGLARQADAEMTGYVVTRWYRAPEVILSWMHYNQTVDIWSVGCIMAEMLTGKTLFKGKDYLDQLTQILKVTGVPDAEFVQKLNDKAAKSYIQSLPQTPKKDFSQLFQHASPQAADLLEKMLELDMDKRLTASQALTHPFFESCRDPEEETEAQQPFDDFLEQEKLTVDEWKRKGSGPRAASSLCLQHPSPLPASFSCLPSAGPNPLPETITSFSLSEYRLLCALLSPCAELTFCSTLCLLGEGGSLLPSAPRTP; via the exons ATGAGAAC GTCATCGGACTCCTGGATGTCTTCACCCCAGCCTCTTCCCTGCGCAACTTTCATGATTTGTGAGTCGGGCTGCGCTGGGTTCCAGGACATTTGCAGGCCTTACTTGACACTGGGGAGCAA CTACCTGGTGATGCCCTTCATGCAAATGGATCTGCAGAAGATCATGGGAATGGAGTTCGGTGAGGACAAGATCCAGTACCTGGTGTATCAGATGCTCAAAGGTCTTAAG TACATCCACTCAGCTGGGGTCATCCACAGG GACCTGAAGCCAGGCAACCTTGCTGTCAATGAGGATTGTGAGCTGAAG attttggattttgGGTTGGCACGGCAAGCAGATGCAGAGATGACCGGCTATGTGGTGACCCGCTGGTACCGGGCCCCTGAGGTGATCCTCAGCTGGATGCACTACAACCAGACTG TGGACATCTGGTCTGTGGGCTGTATCATGGCGGAGATGCTGACGGGGAAAACTCTGTTCAAGGGGAAAGATT ACCTGGACCAGCTGACGCAGATCCTGAAAGTGACGGGGGTGCCGGACGCTGAGTTTGTGCAGAAGTTGAATGACAAAGCG gccaAATCCTACATCCAGTCCCTGCCACAAACCCCCAAGAAGGATTTCTCTCAGCTCTTCCAGCATGCCAGCCCCCAGG CTGCAGACCTGCTGGAGAAGATGCTGGAGCTGGACATGGACAAGCGCCTGACCGCCTCTCAGGCCCTCACCCACCCCTTCTTTGAATCCTGCCGGGACcctgaggaggaaacagaggcccagcagCCATTTGATGATTTCTTAGAACAGGAGAAACTCACAGTGGATGAATGGAAGCGTAAGGGCTCGGGGCCTCGggctgcttcctctctctgcctgcagcacccctctcctctgcctgctTCGTTTTCCTGCCTGCCCTCAGCCGGTCCCAACCCCCTCCCGGAGACTATCACCTCTTTCTCTCTGAGCGAATATCGTCTCCTGTGTGCACTTCTTTCTCCCTGCGCTGAGCTGACTTTCTGCTCCACACTATGTCTGTTGGGAGAGGGGGGCTCTCTCTTGCCCTCAGCACCCCGTACCCCTTGA
- the MAPK13 gene encoding mitogen-activated protein kinase 13 isoform X5, translating to MPFMQMDLQKIMGMEFGEDKIQYLVYQMLKGLKYIHSAGVIHRDLKPGNLAVNEDCELKILDFGLARQADAEMTGYVVTRWYRAPEVILSWMHYNQTVDIWSVGCIMAEMLTGKTLFKGKDYLDQLTQILKVTGVPDAEFVQKLNDKAAKSYIQSLPQTPKKDFSQLFQHASPQAADLLEKMLELDMDKRLTASQALTHPFFESCRDPEEETEAQQPFDDFLEQEKLTVDEWKRKGSGPRAASSLCLQHPSPLPASFSCLPSAGPNPLPETITSFSLSEYRLLCALLSPCAELTFCSTLCLLGEGGSLLPSAPRTP from the exons ATGCCCTTCATGCAAATGGATCTGCAGAAGATCATGGGAATGGAGTTCGGTGAGGACAAGATCCAGTACCTGGTGTATCAGATGCTCAAAGGTCTTAAG TACATCCACTCAGCTGGGGTCATCCACAGG GACCTGAAGCCAGGCAACCTTGCTGTCAATGAGGATTGTGAGCTGAAG attttggattttgGGTTGGCACGGCAAGCAGATGCAGAGATGACCGGCTATGTGGTGACCCGCTGGTACCGGGCCCCTGAGGTGATCCTCAGCTGGATGCACTACAACCAGACTG TGGACATCTGGTCTGTGGGCTGTATCATGGCGGAGATGCTGACGGGGAAAACTCTGTTCAAGGGGAAAGATT ACCTGGACCAGCTGACGCAGATCCTGAAAGTGACGGGGGTGCCGGACGCTGAGTTTGTGCAGAAGTTGAATGACAAAGCG gccaAATCCTACATCCAGTCCCTGCCACAAACCCCCAAGAAGGATTTCTCTCAGCTCTTCCAGCATGCCAGCCCCCAGG CTGCAGACCTGCTGGAGAAGATGCTGGAGCTGGACATGGACAAGCGCCTGACCGCCTCTCAGGCCCTCACCCACCCCTTCTTTGAATCCTGCCGGGACcctgaggaggaaacagaggcccagcagCCATTTGATGATTTCTTAGAACAGGAGAAACTCACAGTGGATGAATGGAAGCGTAAGGGCTCGGGGCCTCGggctgcttcctctctctgcctgcagcacccctctcctctgcctgctTCGTTTTCCTGCCTGCCCTCAGCCGGTCCCAACCCCCTCCCGGAGACTATCACCTCTTTCTCTCTGAGCGAATATCGTCTCCTGTGTGCACTTCTTTCTCCCTGCGCTGAGCTGACTTTCTGCTCCACACTATGTCTGTTGGGAGAGGGGGGCTCTCTCTTGCCCTCAGCACCCCGTACCCCTTGA